One Mercenaria mercenaria strain notata chromosome 12, MADL_Memer_1, whole genome shotgun sequence DNA segment encodes these proteins:
- the LOC123534202 gene encoding uncharacterized protein LOC123534202: MIRCQNIWLSIFVLGMRELEVKYFLNICYIQKGKRKRTTGVNYQACYVVTMNISDIEQYLTWLKGNHNGTFDLDYYYDLADTYEIETFRIWEERLKTVKILNKVFLVVSILIAVIDFLLLISIFSASVRERSASWYLYHLNFVTILQITFSLPRLEAILHDTFGTCMFFSFIEWTLTPLHYVNLVLMDIEILATVLASDPRWRTSPQKRFFVSMTAAWISCILFSVVVMFFGHEEHPHFPICFHQNKAAEILGHVVRTLLPFIFSVALIIAGLVLFVRAKRSPENYSHMTVDRISLQTFNEWFACFMMWNISIAFVEILVYNMQTFFFDLGLVLDISIQMFAFIIH; encoded by the exons ATGATTCGGTGCCAAAATATCTGGTTAAGTATTTTTGTACTAGGCATGCGCGAGTTAGAGGTTAAGTACTTTCTAAATATTTGCTACATTCAAAAAGGAAAGCGCAAAAGGACAACTGGAGTTAATTATCAAGCTTGTTATGTGGTGACGATGAATATTTCG GACATTGAACAGTACTTAACTTGGTTAAAGGGAAATCACAATGGGACTTTTGATTTAGACTACTACTACGACCTTGCAGACACATACGAAATAGAGACATTCCGAATATGGGAAGAGAGACTGAAAACGgtgaaaatattaaacaaagtttttttagTCGTTTCCATCCTTATAGCTGTTATCGACTTCCTTTTGCTGATTTCCATCTTCTCCGCATCGGTACGAGAGCGATCGGCGAGCTGGTACCTGTATCATCTcaattttgtgacaattcttCAAATCACGTTCTCGCTGCCGAGACTGGAAGCCATCTTACATGATACGTTCGGGACCTGCATGTTTTTCTCCTTCATAGAATGGACGCTGACTCCACTTCACTACGTCAATCTGGTCTTAATGGACATTGAAATTCTTGCAACCGTTCTTGCGTCAGATCCAAGATGGCGGACAAGTCCGCAGAAAAGATTTTTCGTCTCCATGACAGCAGCTTGGATTTCGTGCATTCTTTTTTCAGTAGTAGTAATGTTTTTCGGTCATGAGGAGCATCCACATTTTCCTATTTGCTTCCACCAGAACAAAGCCGCTGAAATTTTAGGTCATGTAGTACGAACTTTGTTACCGTTCATATTTTCAGTAGCACTAATAATAGCGGGCTTAGTACTCTTCGTTCGCGCAAAAAGAAGTCCCGAAAACTATAGCCACATGACTGTAGATCGGATCAGTTTACAAACTTTTAATGAATGGTTTGCGTGTTTCATGATGTGGAATATATCAATCGCATTTGTAGAAATCCTTGTGTACAACATGCAAACATTCTTTTTCGACCTTGGCTTAGTTTTGGACATTTCGATTCAAATGTTTGCCTTTATTATACACTAG